The Ruficoccus amylovorans genomic sequence TGGCGTGACCTCCTAGAATCGTACCATTGCGTTTGAGACCCTGGCGGGTAGAACCCGACCAGAAGTATGAAACGAAAGAGATACACCGAAGAGCAAATCGTGGCGCTCCTGCGCGAGGCAGACGAAGGCCGCAGCGTGGACGATGTTTGCCGCGAGCACAATGTGAGCAAAGCGAGCTTCCATCGTTGGAAGAGCAAGTACGGACAGATGGAGCTGCGCGATGTGAAGCGTCTGAAGGAGCTTGAGCGCGAGAACGCCGAGCTGAAGAAACTGGTGGCCGACCAGCTTTTGAACATCAAAGTACTGGAGCAGGTAAACGCAAAAAAATGGTAAGCCCGGGGCACAAGCGCGAAGCGGTGCGCGAGGTGGCCGAGTCGGGAACGTGCTCGTTACGGGCCGCCTGTCGGTATCTTCGTCTGCACTGGTCGAGCTTCTGCTACCGGGCTAAAACCGCCACCGACAAGATGGTTCGCCTCGTGCGTGCGATCATCGCGGTGAGCCGGACCAACCCGCGCTACGGTTATCGTCGCGTACGAGCGCTGCTGGCCAACGAAGGCTGGCAGGTCAGCCGCAAGCTGGTACAAAAGGTACGCCGGGCTGAAGGGCTGGGCGTGAAGCCGCCGCGCCCCCGGCAACGGCGTCAGGGCAAGTCCACCGGCAAGATCCCGACCGCGGCGACGCATCCGCGGCACGTGTGGAGTTGGGACTTCGTGGCGGATCGCACCGACAATGGAGCGCCTCTGCGGGTGCTCAGTCTGATCGACGAGTTTACCCGCCAGTGCATCAGCCTGACGGTGGCTCGCGGGCTGAAGTCAGCCGACATCGTCGCGGCCTTGGACAAAGCCATCGCCAAGCACGGTGCTCCCGAGCACATCCGTTCCGACAACGGGCCGGAGTTTATCGCTACGGCGACCAAGGACTACCTGGAATCCAAACGCATCAAAACCCTCTACATCGAGCCGGGCTCGCCCTGGCAAAACCCTCACGTGGAGAGCTTCCACAACCGCCTGCAGGACGAGTGCCTCAAGCAGGAGTGGTTCCTCTCCCTGACCGAAGCGCGCGTCGTCATCGAAAACTGGCGACGCAAATACAACAGCCAGCATCCGCACAGCCGTTTGGGCTTTATATCCCCCGACGCCTTTGCCAAACTCTGGCATCAAACCAAGGCAGTGCTTGGCTCCGTTCGCCCTACGGGCTCACTGCACCAAGCACTCCCGCAAACCATAACCCAACCAACATAATCCTACCCAGCCAGCGTCTCATCGCTCTGGTACGAAAAGTGGGGGCCGACCAAAACTGTGTCTCCAAAGCCAAATTTTCTATGCTCTTCCACGATTCTGCCAATCAGACTGTTCCTCTCGCTGCTCTTAAACGTGAAAGAGGACAAATAGACGACCACAAGCTATTCGAAGTGAAACGTTTGCCCGCTCAAACGGGATTCCTCTGCCGCAAAAGCCATGCGGTGGCTTTCGACAGAGACTTCGAGGGAAGAGGTCATGGCCGAGGTATCCTTACCGCGCATCTCATCGTAAAGGGCATCAACCAAGCTGGCATCACCACCCATGTGCGTGGCGCAACCACCATCGCTTTGCCCAATGCAATGCGTTACGGCTTCCTTGTTGTCAGCATGAGGCTTGACGAGAATATCACATCCGTAACCTTTTTTGATGCGATCGCCTGCAATGAGACGTGCCTTCGTGCCAAAAATCTCGATATGGCGATTCTCCTCAAACGCGGTCATCGTAAAGGTTGCCGTGGCGCCGCCTTTAAAGAGCATATTTACCGTCTGGTGATCGACAACGTCATTGCCTGACTGATAGACACAAAGCCCCCAGGGAGAATTGTGCAGCCATTCTCTGAAATCGCTCTCATTGCTGTCCTCAGGCAATGGTGAAATAAACAACCACCTTTTTTTATCAGTCAGGTAGCGATCTGCATTGTAAATACATTGATCGCCAAGCGGACATCCCGACAAACATCTGGCAGGAGCCCCATTTGGTTTGTTGCGTTGGTTAAAATGCATTAGGCCACCAAAGCTCGAGAGCGATTGACACTTTGTTCCCACAATCCAGCGAAGGATGTCCAAATCATGGCACGACTTTGCCAGGATCATCGGCGATGATTTAGCCGCCACCGACCAGTGCCCCCTGACAAAGGAATGCGCGTAATGCCATGCCTCCACACCTTCGGTTGCATTC encodes the following:
- a CDS encoding transposase, which codes for MKRKRYTEEQIVALLREADEGRSVDDVCREHNVSKASFHRWKSKYGQMELRDVKRLKELERENAELKKLVADQLLNIKVLEQVNAKKW
- a CDS encoding IS3 family transposase, whose product is MVSPGHKREAVREVAESGTCSLRAACRYLRLHWSSFCYRAKTATDKMVRLVRAIIAVSRTNPRYGYRRVRALLANEGWQVSRKLVQKVRRAEGLGVKPPRPRQRRQGKSTGKIPTAATHPRHVWSWDFVADRTDNGAPLRVLSLIDEFTRQCISLTVARGLKSADIVAALDKAIAKHGAPEHIRSDNGPEFIATATKDYLESKRIKTLYIEPGSPWQNPHVESFHNRLQDECLKQEWFLSLTEARVVIENWRRKYNSQHPHSRLGFISPDAFAKLWHQTKAVLGSVRPTGSLHQALPQTITQPT
- a CDS encoding Gfo/Idh/MocA family protein, producing the protein MPKPLTIACIGCGGRGLIYLELASKQPKRYQVVAAADPCESRLDRAERYSANPDFRRFRDDTEILAEPQLADVMIIGTQDAQHKEHAIAAMKRGYDLLLEKPIASNPDDIAEVHLLARRLGRRVMVCHVLRYTAFYRKVKSLIDSGELGDIVSLNATEGVEAWHYAHSFVRGHWSVAAKSSPMILAKSCHDLDILRWIVGTKCQSLSSFGGLMHFNQRNKPNGAPARCLSGCPLGDQCIYNADRYLTDKKRWLFISPLPEDSNESDFREWLHNSPWGLCVYQSGNDVVDHQTVNMLFKGGATATFTMTAFEENRHIEIFGTKARLIAGDRIKKGYGCDILVKPHADNKEAVTHCIGQSDGGCATHMGGDASLVDALYDEMRGKDTSAMTSSLEVSVESHRMAFAAEESRLSGQTFHFE